Proteins encoded in a region of the Equus asinus isolate D_3611 breed Donkey chromosome X, EquAss-T2T_v2, whole genome shotgun sequence genome:
- the DMRTC1B gene encoding doublesex- and mab-3-related transcription factor C1 produces MDPNEMPAVHCCPSDSTKGLGTGFPWGIKLVPRRAIILCARCHNHGITDQIKDHEHFCLFQTCKCHKCVCLSQHCTVSPAESALKREQRVHLKRHLAQGLIRSGAAPPKAHRRVEKLAIQGGVPTGKENIMPQLEAHPCATFEEASSQGTLLIGQAPEFLSLSWTPAPLKKQLTISLSREPHRLPTLPSTHSTLILQVCATLDSILPQPQIPKASDRDLGPASSEWQRKLEAAEALLTLRYSSQAPSGSISLLQPCAAPAPAGDRGLQPPSPSLRPRLVSSISLPIGHLGCISLLK; encoded by the exons ATGGATCCCAATGAAATGCCTGCTGTGCACTGCTGCCCCTCTGACTCCACCAAAGGGCTTGGGACTGGATTCCCGTGGGGGATTAAACTTGTTCCCAGAAGAGCTATAATTCTCTGTGCCCGCTGCCACAACCATGGCATCACTGACCAAATCAAGGACCATGAGCACTTCTGCCTCTTCCAGACCTGCAAGTGTCACAAGTGTGTCTGCCTCTC GCAACACTGCACGGTCTCGCCTGCTGAGAGTGCCTTGAAGAGGGAGCAGAGGGTACACCTAAAGAGGCACCTGGCTCAAGGACTGATAAGGAGTGGGGCCGCCCCTCCCAAAGCTCACCGCCGTGTCGAGAAGTTGGCCATCCAAGGAGGAGTCCCCA CTGGGAAAGAGAACATCATGCCTCAGCTTGAGGCCCACCCCTGTGCAACCTTCGAGGAG GCAAGCTCCCAAGGGACTCTGCTGATTGGTCAGGCCCCAGAATTTTTGTCTCTATCCTGGACTCCAGCACCCTTGAAGAAGCAACTAACAATTTCACTTTCCAGGGAGCCCCACAGGCTCCCTACTCTGCCCAGCAC ACACTCAACTCTGATCCTCCAGGTCTGTGCCACCCTTGACTCCATTCTACCGCAACCACAGAT ACCCAAAGCTTCTGACCGGGACCTGGGTCCTGCCTCCTCAGAGTGGCAGCGGAAGCTGGAGGCGGCCGAGGCTCTGCTGACTCTCAGATACTCTTCCCAGGCCCCTTCTGGCTCCATCTCCCTGCTGCAGCCCTGTGCTGCACCAG CTCCCGCTGGAGATCGAGGACTCCAGCCTCCTAGCCCCTCTCTCAGACCCAGGCTGGTCAGCTCCATTTCTCTGCCTATTGGACATCTGGGGTGCATCTCCCTCTTGAAGTAG